From Melospiza melodia melodia isolate bMelMel2 chromosome 31, bMelMel2.pri, whole genome shotgun sequence, one genomic window encodes:
- the GLI1 gene encoding zinc finger protein GLI1 encodes MFDPSGPPAAGYSEHCCLHAPHGAAPAPPGPPGLDFPVCHQPGHRGYGLAPGAEHAGDGSRFSTPRGAGKLGKKRALSISPLSDSSIDLQTVIRTSPNSLVAFINSRCASSGGSYGHLSISTISPSLGYQSPPGQQKGQGHLYTTPPACSSHEVPTRGGLLQHPPARGALKHCQQLKLEWSLSSPLSAKFPEERSEGDISSPASTGTQDPLLGMLDVREELEKEDGKAECEAVYETNCYWDGCAKEFDTQEQLVHHINNEHIHGEKKEFVCHWAACSREQRPFKAQYMLVVHMRRHTGEKPHKCTFEGCNKAYSRLENLKTHLRSHTGEKPYVCEHEGCNKAFSNASDRAKHQNRTHSNEKPYVCKIPGCTKRYTDPSSLRKHVKTVHGPDAHVTKKHRGDVGPGRALPTPGAPPDMKQEKEANGPSEARKDDGKLLVPELALKPQPSPGGQSSCSSDHSPLGSTTNNDSGVEMAGNAGGSYEDLSTLEDMVPGEPMGTSGLMALHKLENLRIDKLKQLRKPAASKGLSLPPIPGAGLPGEVPPPASHRRIAELSAAELGLAAPGERRSSGTSTVSSAYTVSRRSSLVSPYLCPGGDAAAVPVPADGYGAASPDEPRRSGDAGGLPGVGDLSPAQRYRLKAKYAAATGGPPPTPLPSVEQVAPGGHGGTPGGYPAHAGPRCIANGLVRRNSSNENPGYPGSVPAQLVPRHGVRRASDPARTVGKPPAVPRVQRFKSVGNVSVPGAGRTVLQPLGGSEANLQSHGFSPRPPSITENVFMESLGGPGPESGLLDMEQYLGYPEESFPCQGTGVELQGGIYGAHRTMVGTHGDMEEALLQQPEFSLPPCQMNQRFPSLPAGNGAVPEPWDGPTQGTLGMSSRQGVGAPAMSGPHCPHQNIEYPHPGACGQHPKLVSSCQDQEFSGGHRFNRLQIKSEQRYPAPSPALAPCPSTKLAGPSASPAAFGHSMDMGHGGYPPVGPTQGGYMGMASPGARRAQTPTLQSKEVMVRNYVEAQQALMWGEQPPPCKGSVAGVGLGSEPGQCQAVPAPPPYLSPRHCSYQPKGDHLQSLAEPQHLLSPPCFNPEMIPHPPAGPKPPAHQPALSYPNSLAQPGHAYDGVDTGARRLPRLPPARPMPEGAGTLPLYYPGQGGKGGHKLLGQGAASCGHYGPEGLKGTSCYYLDSGEQVANSLDSLDLENTHLDFAAIVEDVETPPVLPGPPSPAGGLLVPSHGGANMAVGDMSSMLSTLAGESHFLNSLS; translated from the exons CCCCCTGTCCGACTCCAGCATCGACCTGCAGACCGTGATCCGCACCTCGCCCAACTCCCTGGTGGCTTTCATCAACTCCCGCTGCGCCTCCTCCGGCGGCTCCTACGGCCACCTGTCCATCAGCACCATCAG CCCGTCCCTGGGGTACCAGAGCCCAcctgggcagcagaagggccaaGGGCACCTGTACACGACacccccagcctgcagctcccacGAGGTGCCCACACGTGGGGGGCTGCTGCAGCACCCACCTGCTCGAGGGGCACTGAAACACTGCCAG cagctgaagCTGGAGTGGAGCCTGAGCAGCCCCCTGAGTGCCAAATTCCCAGAGGAGCGATCTGAGGGTGACATCTCCAGCCCAGCATCCACAGGCACCCAG GACCCCTTGCTGGGCATGCTGGATGTCCGggaggagctggagaaggaggATGGCAAAGCCGAGTGTGAGGCTGTGTATGAGACCAACTGCTACTGGGACGGCTGTGCCAAGGAGTTCGACACGCAGGAGCAGCTGGTGCAC cacatCAACAACGAGCACATCCACGGCGAGAAGAAGGAGTTCGTGTGCCACTGGGCGGCGTGCTCGCGGGAGCAGAGGCCCTTCAAGGCTCAGTACATGCTGGTGGTGCACATGAGGCGCCACACGGGAGAGAAACCTCACAAGTGCACG ttcGAGGGCTGCAACAAGGCCTATTCCCGCCTGGAGAACCTCAAGACCCACCTGCGCTCGCACACGGGGGAGAAACCCTACGTGTGTGAGCACGAGGGGTGCAACAAAGCCTTCTCCAACGCCTCCGACCGCGCCAAGCACCAGAACCGCACCCACTCCAACGAG AAGCCCTACGTGTGCAAGATTCCCGGCTGCACCAAGCGCTACACCGACCCCAGCTCCCTGCGCAAACACGTCAAGACCGTGCACGGCCCCGACGCCCACGTCACCAAAAAGCACCGGGGGGAcgtggggccgggccgggcactgCCCACCCCCGGTGCCCCCCCAGACATGAAGCAGGAGAAGGAGGCAAACGGCCCCAGCGAGGCTCGGAAGGAcgatgggaaactcctggtgccCGAGCTGGCCTTG aagccccagcccagcccaggcgggCAATCCTCGTGCAGCAGCGACCACTCACCCCTGGGCAGCACCACCAACAACGACAGCGGCGTGGAGATGGCCGGGAACGCCGGCGGCAGCTACGAGGACCTGTCCACGCTGGAGGACATGGTGCCCGGGGAGCCCATGGGCACCTCGGGCCTCATGGCCCTGCACAAACTGGAGAACCTTCGCATCGACAAGCTGAAGCAGCTGAGGAAACCGGCGGCTTCcaaggggctgagcctgcccCCCATCCCTGGAGCCG GCTTGCCCGGGGAGGTGCCACCGCCGGCCTCCCACCGCCGCATCGCCGAGCTGTCGGCGGCCGAGCTGGGCCTGGCGGCGCCAGGCGAGCGCCGCAGCAGCGGCACCAGCACCGTCAGCTCGGCCTACACCGTCAGCCGCCGCTCCTCGCTGGTGTCCCCGTACCTGTGCCCGGGCGGTGACGCCGCGGCCGTGCCCGTGCCCGCTGACGGTTACGGTGCCGCCTCTCCGGATGAGCCGCGGCGCTCCGGTGATGCCGGGGGGCTGCCGGGGGTGGGCGACCTCAGCCCGGCGCAGCGTTACCGCCTCAAGGCCAAGTACGCGGCGGCCACGGGCGGCCCCCCGCCCACCCCGCTGCCCAGCGTGGagcaggtggcaccaggtgggcACGGTGGCACGCCCGGGGGTTACCCCGCGCACGCCGGGCCTCGCTGCATCGCCAACGGCTTGGTGAGGAGGAACAGCTCCAATGAGAACCCCGGCTACCCAGGCAGCGTGCCCGCTCAGCTGGTGCCCCGACACGGCGTGCGACGGGCGAGTGACCCTGCCCGGACGGTGGGCAAGCCTCCGGCCGTGCCCAGGGTGCAGAGGTTTAAGAGTGTGGGCAATGTGAGCGTGCCAGGCGCGGGCAGGACGGTGCTGCAGCCCTTGGGTGGGTCTGAAGCCAACCTGCAGAGCCACGGCTTCTCCCCACGCCCCCCCAGCATCACTGAGAACGTCTTCATGGAGAGCTTGGGGGGCCCTGGCCCCGAATCCGGCCTGCTGGACATGGAGCAGTACCTGGGTTATCCTGAGGAAAGCTTCCCGTGCCAGGGCACCGGCGTGGAGCTCCAGGGTGGCATCTACGGCGCTCACCGGACCATGgtggggacacatggggacatggaggaggcgctgctgcagcagcctgagTTCTCCCTCCCGCCGTGCCAGATGAACCAGCGCTTCCCCAGTTTgcctgctgggaatggggctgtgccagagccCTGGGATGGACCCACCCAGGGCACGCTGGGCATGAGCTCCAGGCAAGGTGTGGGTGCTCCCGCCATGTCTGGGCCGCACTGTCCCCATCAAAACATCGAGTACCCCCACCCCGGCGCCTGTGGGCAGCATCCCAAACTGGTGAGCTCATGCCAGGACCAAGAATTTTCAGGGGGGCATCGTTTTAACCGGCTCCAGATCAAATCCGAGCAGCGATACCCAGCACCGAGCCCGGCGCtggctccctgccccagcaccaaGCTGGCCGGGCCCTCAGCCTCCCCCGCCGCCTTTGGGCACAGCATGGACATGGGGCACGGTGGGTACCCCCCTGTGGGACCCACGCAAGGTGGGTACATGGGCATGGCCAGCCCGGGTGCCCGCCGAGCCCAGACCCCCACCCTGCAGAGCAAAGAGGTGATGGTCAGGAACTACGTGGAGGCGCAGCAGGCGCTGATGTGGGGGGAGCAGCCGCCCCCCTGCAAGGGCAGCGTGGCTGGCGTGGGGCTGGGCAGCGAGCCCGGGCAGTGCCAGGCCGTGCCAGCCCCGCCGCCGTACCTCAGCCCCAGGCACTGCAGCTACCAACCCAAAGGGGATCACCTGCAGAGCCTGGCAGAGCCCCAGCACCTCCTGAGCCCGCCCTGCTTCAACCCCGAGATGATCCCACACCCTCCAGCTGGCCCCAAACCACCGGCTCACCAACCTGCCCTGAGCTACCCgaacagcctggcacagcctgggcatgCCTACGACGGGGTGGACACCGGTGCCCGGCGCCTGCCACGcttgcccccggcccgccccatgCCCGAGGGAGCCGGGACCCTCCCCCTGTActacccagggcaggggggcaaaGGCGGGCACaagctgctggggcagggggcAGCGAGCTGCGGGCACTACGGCCCCGAGGGGCTCAAGGGCACCTCCTGTTACTACCTGGACTCTGGGGAGCAGGTGGCCAACAGCCTGGACTCGCTGGACCTGGAGAACACGCACCTTGACTTTGCTGCCATTGTGGAGGACGTGGAGACCCCCCCGGTGCTGCCCGGACCCCCCAGCCCGGCCGGGGGGCTCCTGGTGCCCTCGCATGGGGGTGCCAACATGGCAGTGGGGGACATGAGCTCCATGCTGAGCACGCTGGCAGGGGAGAGCCACTTCCTCAACTCGCTGTCCTAA